ttcctctatccGTAGGTATTCCAAAAGGGACTCACTCCCAAAACTGCTCGTCTGCCTTAAATAAAGACACCTTTTTCCTCTACTGTGGATTAATTATCCAATATGACAGCGGGGCAGCGCAGGGGCCACCTACTTCACCTGACAGCCCATACAACTTATCTCTGATACCTAAGGCAACAAAAGACCTTTTATCATTGGCGGTGATTGACACACAGCTTCTCCTCAATTAGTAGCTTCCACGCATCAATGTAAGCCAAGTCTGTTAGAAACATTATTGACGCCGGGATTTAAGATCCGCTTTTCCCGTTCTCCTTCAATCGCTATTACGACAGCCAATGCATGAATACAGCCTCATCGCAATGTCATTACAGATTCGGTCATGGCAAGATCCCATGGCAGGGAGCGGCAGTGACTATCTCTGGCTTGGCGAGAGCTAAGTGCGTATAGAGAGGAGTGGAAAGTGTTCCGTTGGGCCGGTGCGAGGAGCCGGCGCTTGACACAGAGGCCTTGCCGGTTCGGGACCATCGCTTACAGCAGGGTTCCATACGGTTTGGTGGCCCGGTAGTAGACGGGGAGCAGGTCggtgtgtatatatatcagaTCCTGTCGACTCTAGACCAATCAGGATGTCGGCACAGGAACCACGACTCTTTGGTCACATAGGTTAAATCCTCATTCCGTCTTCGATCGGCGATTTCCCAGAAGGAAATTAACGTAAGCAGGTCGATTGCCCTTCAGGGATTCTAGAGCGTCCTGCATAAGTCCGTACACCAGACTCAGCTTCAACCCCAGTTTTGTCGTGCGAGCAGCTGTATAAACATCGTGACGAGCTAAACACAGCCGGTATTTAGCACTTACTTCTGGATGAGTTTTTTAACATCAACAAGGAACGAACCTAATAAACTGTAGATGCCAGAGAATGATAAACCAGCTGTCACTGTAGACAGGAAGTCCCTCCGGTCATGCCGGGCATAATCCACTGTTTCTTCGAATAGACAGAATGCAAGTGCGCCGAAGCCTAGTTTTAATCCCATCTTCATTCCCTCTTTTACTCCCCCAACAATTGCCGTGTAGTTCTTCGTTTTGTGGTATTGAAACCATCCGGTCGATGTCGTGGGAAAGCGATGAGCGTTTTCGGCACGGAAGCGATATGCTGACTTTTTACTTCCATGAGACGACCCGATGACCATACCAACTGAGAAGGCCGACATGGCAGTGTAAGGCAGACGTCTTCCGACTTCAATACCAAGTCTGGGGGGTGCATCCGATTCAAAGAGCTTATCCCAGTGGAGTATCTCCATCAAGGTTGTTGAGCCTCGAGGATGCGCGTCTGACGATCGGTGGGAGTCCATGGTGATAAATGATTTAAACAAGAgtctgtactgtactgtGAATAGGGGGTAGTGTAGAATATAGAGCGGATAAGGCGTTATCCAAATTTCAATGAAGCTGGTTTCTCTGCGACAACATTGCCGAGTTACCTTTCTTGTATTGACTTTCCTGTTCCGTTTTCGGTCCGACTTAGCGCCGTCCTTTGCTTCAATTCCTAGGCTATAGCTTAGTTAAGGCTAGCTTTAGTAGTTAACTATAGATTAAcattacggagtatatatcCCAGGTCATTCTAGGTGATGTCTTTATTCAGAGTACTCTATGTCTTCGAGGAAGACTGCTTAGTGTAGGATTATTTGCCGTATGATTACGGTTTAAATCGAGGAGAGTTACGTGGACACTCTAGTTAAGTACGTAATTTGCTTACATTTTAGAGTGCTCGGATTAATTTGCTTGTTGAGGATGCTTAAGTAGATATATTGTAGATTATAGTCGGAATAGTAAACGGAAATAAGGAAAAGcgtatctcttctttctcagTTTGTGCTCATTTAATCTCAAAAGTAACAACACCATACCCTCAACCCTACCCGGAAATAAATATATGGAGTAGATATGGAACCCATGTATATCGCCTACTCCGGATTACTAGTAGCTTCTCTAAGCAATGCCAACTACGAAAACCCCAATAAGTACCCCGTAaactcttcctctccctccaaTATAGCCACTGCCATATCCAACACTCTACTGTGTCCGAACCCGTCACAATACCTAAAAGCAGGGCTTCAATACCTCGTACCGTGCAATATCTTAGAACATTGATATATAGCTATGTTACAGAGTACAGGTCCATTGGATGCGAAGCCTATCAATCTGTTCTCGGCCAATAAACCAACCATCCGTGTGTCAGTGTTCAGAAACATTCAAAGGCGGTCACGTGTTATCAATAGAGGCAACGGCACCCGTATCGGGAAACCAAAGAGGTCTTTTCAATGCACCTTTATCTTTTGCTTCAGAATTCGGGCCTGGGATTACCTTATTTCAGACTAAAAAAGCTCAGGAGACAACTCAAGCTCTGAGGGAAAAAGGAGTTCCGCAGACCTAATAAACTTCTCGATCAACAGCCAAATCAAGATTACATCATGGTAAGCTTGACACCATGACTCGCTACCTGTGCATGAAAGGTGAACACGACTTCGCTGACTTTGTATGATGCCATAGTCGCAACCTGATCCTTTAAGTTGGACGCTTCTGTTCAAGAAGCACAAGATGACCGTGCTCCTGATGCTCCCGCCTTCCGCAACGATCCCAAGCGTCCAAGCTACACTCCTCCGAGCGCTTCAATCACGCGGTCTAACAGAAATCAATGGCGATCCGGTACCGGAAGACTCGTCTGATATTGAATTTGGTGTCGCAGTAGACAGAAATGACCTCGGAAAGGGTTGGACTAAGCTTGAGTTCCAGACGCCGCAgttcgatgaagatgaagcaCCAAAACGAGGGGCGGGGAGGAGATCTGCAGCCCCTCTGAGCTTACAAGCGGCTGAGATTAGAAATGGACAGCCTGTTGCTTTCAGGTTCCGGAAGCGCGGAGAGGAAACTGAAACGGCTGAAGAACTGATTGACCTCGAACTAGAGGACCCTGGTTGGGATGTTGTTCTTCCTAGTctcgatgacgaagaggaggaaaattAAAGTAGATCACACATTTTTCTATGTTGATGAGTATCTTGTTGTTATTGGATTTTCTTTACTCTATGTTTTTGGCGCAGGGCTGGGACGAGGTGCTATTAGACGGCGTTCACGATCTTTCACCGGGTGGCCGAGAATATACATTGACGACTTGACATGTACCCGTAGAATCACCTGTATACAAGCAGTGAAAAGAATATTTTGTGGTCAATATACAGTAGCCTTAGTATATAGCggtctgcatcttcttcctagTGTGTAGTCCTTGGTAGATCATACCGTCCTAAGGGTTTCGTCTACTATTTACTTCCTAATAAATGTGAAATAATAGTCTTTCGAAGCCATGTCGGTATGCTACAACATACTCCAGAGTACGGTTGAGTCGCCATTTAATGGATCCTTGGGTGTCAACATGGAGTTAACTTTTAAGCACCTAGAAAACAATCAACACTTAAGTATAGACGAGGGCCCTCGCAGGAGAAACAAAATGGCAGAAGACTAGCACCAGCactaaaaatagattaaataagaaaatcaTCCGTGTAACAAGCGCCAGCCGATAAGAAAGTGACCTGGGGTACTACATATTCTTAATCAAACAGAGTTGTACCATGAAATTGATTAGAATCGAGCGGCACTGCATGGGATAGCTCTAAGTAGCATCGGACCAATCAGGATTAAAGCAGTGCGTTGTGTTAGGAAGCTTGTCATGTGGTTTTAGTGGGTTACCGCAGACAAGAGCCAGAACTTTCCGTAGTTCTGGGTTAAGGCCAAGAAACACAGACACGCTATGAGCACGCACTAGTAGTCGTCCGGGGCAACGGCGAGTTGACACAACAAGCCCCCGTGTCAACACTTTAAGTGGCTTGAAGCTCATACTAGCACCTCAGCGTAACTCAACAGGGTAATTCTGGGGCTGTCGGGAAATAGGTCCACAGTCAACATTCTTCGTCGATGAGCTCGTTCTCCAATTCTTATCTCTTCGTCGCCTCATCGTTGTTTCGACACGCCGCCGGTGTAGGGCGTCGCTGGATATTTCGACAACTGCCCTCCCCGCGCCGATAAATCTCGACTTGAGACTCACTTTCCGCCTGGAGGGAAGTAGCACCTCTTTCATCTTCGACAAACAGCAATATGGCAATTCCAAGTGACGCTTCGTCTATCACCGTTGCAGTTAGAGTGAGGCCTTTCACAATCAGGGAGGCGGCACAGATCTCAAAATGTGAAGACGGTCCTCTCTTCCTTGGAGATGGCTCTTTGGCTGGAGCACCAACACCAAAGCTCAACCAGAAGGGAATTCGATCGATTATCAAGGTTATCGATGATAGGTGCCTGTGAGTGCAGTGCGAGTATTTCCCTGTTCCTTGGACAACAACAATTGACTGGGTTCTCTCAGAGTCTTCGACCCTCCGGAAGACAGCCCGGTACAGAAGTTCTCGAAAAGTGTTGTCCCCAACGGCAAACGCGTTAAAGACCAGACTTTTGCCTTCGACCGTATCTTTGACCAGAATGCTTCCCAAGGAGAGGTGTATGAAGCGACAACACGCACGCTTCTCGACAGCGTTCTTGATGGTTACAACGCCACAGTCTTCGCATATGGTGCGACTGGATGTGGAAAGACCCATACAATTACCGGAACGGCCCAGCAGCCTGGTATAATCTTTATGACTATGCAAGAGTTGTTTGAGCGTATCGACGAAAGATCGGGAGAGAAGGCGACAGAAATTTCTCTCTCGTACCTAGAAATCTACAACGAAACTATCCGTGACCTCCTTGTCCCTGGTGGCAGCAAAGGAGGCTTGATGCTGCGGGAAGACTCAAATAAATCGGTTTCAGTATCTGGGCTGTCAAGCCACCATCCCCAAAATGTGCAGCAGGTGATGGATATGATCATGAAGGGTAATGAGTGTCGCACAATGTCCCCAACAGAGGCCAACGCCACCTCTTCACGGTCACATGCAGTTCTTCAAATCAATATTGCCCAAAAGGATCGCAACGCTGATGTCAATGAGCCTCACACAATGGCAACACTGAGCATCATTGATCTTGCTGGTAGTGAGCGTGCAAGTGCAACGAAGAACAGAGGCGAGAGATTGTTCGAAGGTGCGAATATTAACAAATCGCTCCTCGCGTTAGGTAGCTGCATTAACGCTCTCTGTGACCCCCGAAAACGGAATCATGTTCCATACAGAAATTCGAAGCTCACTCGGCTCTTGAAGTTCTCATTGGGCGGCAATTGCAAGACAGTAATGATTGTCTGTGTTAGCCCCTCCAGCCAGCATTTCGACGAGACCCAAAACACCTTGCGTTATGCCAACAGAGCGAAGAATATCCAAACCAAGGTTACGAGGAATGTGTTCAATGTCAACCGTCACGTGAAGGACTTCCTGGTGAAGATCGACGAACAAATGAATCTAATTAACGAACTTAAAGCTCAACAGAAAGACTACGAGAGAATCGCTTTTGCGAAGTTTAAGAAGCaaacggaaaagaaagacgcAGTTGTCCGCGAAGGAATCTCTCGTATCCGAAATGCTTATGAGCACTCACTGCCTGAGAGGCAGGAAAGGACTGCAAACATGCTCAAGTCAAGACAGATTAGCCGCAGGATCGGTATACTGTCTTCGTGGATTGCTGCTTTTGACAGCGTATGTGCGAATTCCGAGAATGAGGTGCCCTTAGCGAATCTTCAAGCCATTCGCAAAACGGCACAAGGTGTTCTCCTTGAGTTGGAGAGTAGTAGGCAGCATTACCACCAACGGCTGGCTAGGAGCACTTGGGACAGAGGCATTAACTCGGCCGTTGAGCACGCCGTTCGTCAACTCCACGACTTTGGAATCAACGATAACGGTGACCTTGCCAACCTTCATCGCGAAGCAGAGCTCCTGAAATCAAACACAGAGCGTGATGCTTTTTCGGCGGTAGCGGAACAGGAGAAGGCAGGGGAAGCGGAAACCGTACAGCTACTGCTTCAGGCTCAATTCGAGGCCATATCTGCAATTGAGGATATCATGCAAATGAGCGAAGAGGAAGCTGTTGAGGCGGGCAAGAGTATTCTTTCTAAGATGCTTGACTCCTGCTCTACTGCAACATCTAGTCTTGTGAAACCAGATGGCAGCTTACCGGCAGCTCAGCCATTCAGCCCTTCCAAAGCCATGTCCCccaagccgaagaagagagtgagTCTTGCAGCACTACCTGCTGGCAAGACTCTCGCTGCACCTATCAGCTTGGCATCGACAGCACCTGCCTCGCCCGGCAAGGGATCGCCCCGACGCCGTAGGTTGGGGGGTGGCCGGAAGAGCGTCACATTCTCACCCAAGAAGCCTCAGGCCAAATCAACAAAACGAAGCGTACGTTGGAAGGATGACGAGCAAGACGGTTCTTTGGCTGAGTTTCAGAAGACACCACAAAAGCCGCGGGCACAACTTTTCCCCGAAGGCCCCCAAGGCAGTCCCAGTGAGCCCCCAATGCCTAGAACGTCACCCGTTCCGCGTGGCATCCCAGTGCCCAGTCGTAATATCAGTCCTTCGTATGGGTTTTCACCAGTCCCTGCCCCGCCGGAGCCAACATTGCATGTCCCGAAGAACAACCGATTCAAAGCCGGCTTCCTCTCCAAGAAAATTAGCGGCTCACCAATTGCGCCCCCTCCTTCGACCTCGCTTCCTGCCTCAGACGGTGAACATTCTCCCCTCCGCAACATCGAGAACAGCAGCTTTCTGAACCGCGCATCGGTTGACCGTCCCTCTAGGATCGCGGTTCGTACTTCGAGTGGCAGCTACACCAGCAGTCCCGCATCGgacaacaaggaaagctgGAAGGCAAACAAAGACGACGCCATCCGGATCAGTTCGGCGATGAGGCGCATCTCTGGTGGACATTTCGGTGCTGGCGCTTCTGCCAATTCTCTTCGGGTTCATCGTCGCCGGAGTCCGGGGTCTGCAACTTATGGCAGCTCTTCACCTGAAAACACCATGTTCACCGCGCAGGCAAGGAGAATGGCCAAGGGTGAGAAGGAGCACGAGGCCAAACCAGGCGTTTTGGGACCTCGGACTCTTCCCATTATGAAAAATACCGGACGACGGACTACTTTTGGAGGGGAAATCCGGCCCCGAGACATTAGTCTCACTAGTAGGGACGCTATTCGACTCAGCGCCATGGCAACCCCCAACCTCCAAAGGCCCTCCGAGAGCCTCTATTCCAACTCTGGAGCAGGATGGAGGTGAATACAATTGCTGATTCAGGGTTTTTTTGCATTGCATTCTTGGGGGGTGTTTTACCAATACTTGGAAACGGTGTTTCGGAGAATAGATAccatttgctttttcttaACTTATAATGTCCACGCCAACCATGAGGTCCGGTATCCGGGTTATACCGTCCTCCTCGTTCTGTTGCGCTGAGAACTTCACCAAATGATTTGGAAACATGCTGGAGTTTCAATTTCTATTCGAtgttcattttttttttttttcctgttctATGTGTATTGCATATAATATTTCCGGAACATGTACAATATCGGATGCGACGTTTGAATGGGTTTTTATACAATAGGAAGCCAAGACTGTTGTCTATACTTTAATCTATTTTCGGTCTCGAGTTCGGTAGAGAGACTcaaattagattaattacTCCGTAGGCAGTCATTATGTCATTGCGCCGAATGACGCCACTGCAGAAACTCCTCCGCAATCTGACAAATACACAGTAAAGGAAGGCATACCATAGAGagaagtcttcttcttcctcaacatATTTCGTTCCAGTTCCAATGACTAATTAATTACCTAGCTTGGTGCTGCTAGAAGCTACCTGGTTACTGGCACAACTGACATTGAGCCTGACAAGTTCAAGTTAAACTTAATTGTATCGCATTCTCCTGCCCTCGCAATAAATTTGCCGGTACCCCTCAGCGGAAACCTCGAGGCAAATTTATTTGCGAAGCAAATTAACTGTTCAAGTATCACGTAAAAAATCAGTTGAATGGCCTTCGCCGCACCCGCGATTGGTTCGACCTTACTATTCTCACGAATTTTCCGTCCGTTCTCCACCAGCGCTCCGTTTCTCTCTTTAACACCTGAATCTGCATCGCGCAACATGTCCAACAACACGCAAATCGCCACTCTGGCTGCTGGATGCTTCTGGGGCGTCGAGCACCTCTTTCGCAAGAACTTCGGCAATGGGAAAGGTCTCCTAGATGCGAAGGTTGGTTATTGCGGTGGAGAGACGGCGTCGCCCTCGTATCGGGCTGTGTGCACCGGAGATACCGGCCGTAAGTATTGAATTTGTATACTTCTCTGCAACCTATGTTCCTGAAGCTAATCGAGGatgattctttctttgctatATGGTAGATGCCGAAGCGGTGCAAGTGACGTTTGATCCCTCCATCGTTACCTACCGGTCTCTTCTGGAATTTTTCTACCGCATGCACGACCCCACCACTTTGAACCGCCAGGGACCTGATGTCGGCACCCAGTACCGTAGCGCCATCTTCACCCACGGAGACGAGCAGGAGCAGATCGCCAAGGATGTATCGGAGAAGGTGAGCAAGGAGTGGTACAAACAGCCTCTCTCCACTGACATTGTGCGTGCTGGCCAATGGTGGGATGCGGAGGAGTACCACCAGCTCTACCTGAACAAGAACCCAACGGGCTATGAATGTCCTGCTCAGTATGTTATGAACCGATCTCTAATATAAGCCGTTTTATCTTGTGAGAGGGAGTTAAGAGCTAATGTGTCGTGCAGCTACGTGAGAACGTTCCCGCCTCTTTCTGCCTGACTGGAGGCGAAGATATGAGATATGAACTTCGAACATATGTCCACCTTGATGGTCTTGAGATAGTCCGGCTGAACTAGGATGTTTTACAAGATAACTGCTTTTTAAAGAGGCGCAGTTTGCTCAGGACAAGCTCGTTTGTATAGGGTATGTATATTGACGGGACCCGAGATGTGCATTATACATCTCTCAAATATTATCCAGATGTCTCACAGGGTGTGCCAATCTTGACTTTATGGTATCCTAATTCTTCAGATATTTAAGTAGGAAGGAGAGCGTGTCTCCTATAATATGGCAGTGTGCTAAATAGTAAACACAAGTGCTACCTACAGTAAAGGAAGACAACCGTACATAGAAGGAGAGATATTATCAAGTCACTAATTTTTCAAAGGATACAACATATAGTTCTGACTACCTTTAAAGCGGGCAAGGAATATGTAAAGTTCGTTATATAGCAGGCAGTGGCTTGCCTGTTgttgtcttctttgtttaCTTCGATATCAATTCACTCATTCAAGTATGGACTCAGGTGACAACTCCCCTCCTCTGTCCCAATGCAGACACACTGCTTtctctggcttttctttccgCCATCACTCTCtacctcttcctctcccatccTTTCACAAGGTAATcacctctcttccttcccccaATCATCCATCACCCACTCCCTGTTTCTTCGATTGTTAGAACTTCCTACCGCTATCTACAGAAGTGTTGTCTGTCAGAAGCATTTGCTCGGTGTTCAACCAGTCTAATGGACTGGCGACAACACAGCAGAGAATTTTGAGCAGAAAGGCTGTTTGACGAACATCCTTCCAATCTGTCACCTACCCGCGGCAACTGCCTTCTTGGGATTTCTCATCGCCATCAGTGCCTTTGTTTCTATACCCGCCAATTTGCTACACTATCCCTCCAAGTATTCCCTCGACGTGTACTCAACCTGAAGGTCAGTAGACAGAGCCTTAGGGAGGCTTTGAACGGTATGAGACTCCATCGACCTTGTCGTACCCGCGTGTATCCACCACTGAATCTGACCACGTTTGTAAGAAGGAGCCCTCAGATACCCTTCCACAAACACGAGTGCCTTCCAGGGCACTGTTTTATTCATTGAGGAGGTCAGTATCAGCGGCTCCGTTATATCAGGTTGGGTCTCGTTATGATGGCAGGCTACTCTGTTGAggcagccatggctgagGCCCTGGGCCATCTTAACCGCATCGCATGCCATGTAAGCGTCTCTCATACCACAGATGAATTTATAGAAGCCACTACTGAGTGAACAAGTTCCGCAAGCACGAGCAGCACGGCGCTGCAAATGAGATTGGCAAACTGAGCATTATGATTGTCAATGTCTTCTCCGAAGCTGTTGAGCATATTCCCACTAACGAATTCGCCGATGTGGTAAGCTGCTCTATCAACATCCGGACACAAGATTAGTCTCAGTAACAGGAGCAGGCTACAAACTGCCAGAACACTGTAGGTAATCACAATCTGATTCAGCAACAAGCTGTGGCGGCTCTCATGAACGAggtcgagaaggaaaaagacagTATCACCTGTCAAACCAGCGCCTTGCAGAACATCTCGTCTGAAGCCCAGCTCCCAATGACTGGAAGCTGGGCTCAGGTCGCTAGTTCTACCTCAAGTCTCCC
This DNA window, taken from Aspergillus flavus chromosome 5, complete sequence, encodes the following:
- a CDS encoding P-loop containing nucleoside triphosphate hydrolase protein → MAIPSDASSITVAVRVRPFTIREAAQISKCEDGPLFLGDGSLAGAPTPKLNQKGIRSIIKVIDDRCLVFDPPEDSPVQKFSKSVVPNGKRVKDQTFAFDRIFDQNASQGEVYEATTRTLLDSVLDGYNATVFAYGATGCGKTHTITGTAQQPGIIFMTMQELFERIDERSGEKATEISLSYLEIYNETIRDLLVPGGSKGGLMLREDSNKSVSVSGLSSHHPQNVQQVMDMIMKGNECRTMSPTEANATSSRSHAVLQINIAQKDRNADVNEPHTMATLSIIDLAGSERASATKNRGERLFEGANINKSLLALGSCINALCDPRKRNHVPYRNSKLTRLLKFSLGGNCKTVMIVCVSPSSQHFDETQNTLRYANRAKNIQTKVTRNVFNVNRHVKDFLVKIDEQMNLINELKAQQKDYERIAFAKFKKQTEKKDAVVREGISRIRNAYEHSLPERQERTANMLKSRQISRRIGILSSWIAAFDSVCANSENEVPLANLQAIRKTAQGVLLELESSRQHYHQRLARSTWDRGINSAVEHAVRQLHDFGINDNGDLANLHREAELLKSNTERDAFSAVAEQEKAGEAETVQLLLQAQFEAISAIEDIMQMSEEEAVEAGKSILSKMLDSCSTATSSLVKPDGSLPAAQPFSPSKAMSPKPKKRVSLAALPAGKTLAAPISLASTAPASPGKGSPRRRRLGGGRKSVTFSPKKPQAKSTKRSVRWKDDEQDGSLAEFQKTPQKPRAQLFPEGPQGSPSEPPMPRTSPVPRGIPVPSRNISPSYGFSPVPAPPEPTLHVPKNNRFKAGFLSKKISGSPIAPPPSTSLPASDGEHSPLRNIENSSFLNRASVDRPSRIAVRTSSGSYTSSPASDNKESWKANKDDAIRISSAMRRISGGHFGAGASANSLRVHRRRSPGSATYGSSSPENTMFTAQARRMAKGEKEHEAKPGVLGPRTLPIMKNTGRRTTFGGEIRPRDISLTSRDAIRLSAMATPNLQRPSESLYSNSGAGWR
- a CDS encoding peptide methionine sulfoxide reductase; the protein is MAFAAPAIGSTLLFSRIFRPFSTSAPFLSLTPESASRNMSNNTQIATLAAGCFWGVEHLFRKNFGNGKGLLDAKVGYCGGETASPSYRAVCTGDTGHAEAVQVTFDPSIVTYRSLLEFFYRMHDPTTLNRQGPDVGTQYRSAIFTHGDEQEQIAKDVSEKVSKEWYKQPLSTDIVRAGQWWDAEEYHQLYLNKNPTGYECPAHYVRTFPPLSA